A single window of Toxoplasma gondii ME49 chromosome Ib, whole genome shotgun sequence DNA harbors:
- a CDS encoding hypothetical protein (encoded by transcript TGME49_209005) — protein MKVDCPLTHFPHQTSADFSEFAEPPQVRPRRNKVSSFRFQDEKRARRPTLLNSSGKRNIYAFTTNRRLFRGLL, from the exons atGAAAGTGGATTGTCCTCTCACTCATTTCCCCCACCAGACCAGTGCAGATTTTTCCGAGTTTGCCGAACCTCCACAG GTTCGTCCTCGCCGAAACAAGGTTTCCTCGTTTCGGTTCCAGGATGAGAAGAGGGCACGCCGCCCCACTCTCTTGAATTCGAGCGGAAAGAGAAATATATACGCATTCACTACTAATAGGCGCCTTTTTAGAGGCCTTCTGTGA
- a CDS encoding elongation factor TS protein (encoded by transcript TGME49_209010), whose protein sequence is MCLFEANCFSAVTSFSFVSTSPPPPPPSLVIVQLANFSSDSPQGFAHAAAASRVAESSTRSEEPKAKEGDILALVKKLRARTGGVSIGECRKALEESNMDLEEAAVNLRKRGIARASRRADRVAAEGVIAAVCLPAARQSGAASGETEGQASNSGGGKTVCLLELNSETDFVAKNARFVALARAAATAAVQAAEEARRQETGEALSSEQGERISRAALIEAAQASLVDPQEFREAGLDGLFQPETRRSIPAVPPPGGESEAGGSSTLGDMMALLSQQFGEKLQISSIEHVSLPLSPSPASVHQAVGWYVHGQVAEGVGRAAATVVLEWREKGDLGDSSPAGREEPGPDTGRRLEILAKLLAMQAVATRPRFLKLSDITPTEMETERQILRASVAQQFPSSPDKVDKVVESRLKAQLREQTFVEQDFLLASQMATVLADGPRDNVSSEGDSAGGAQKENKCEREVVTVKEALRRVAQALQCGDIDVRDLRLLGIGS, encoded by the exons ATGTGTCTCTTCGAGGCGAATTGTTTCTCGGCTGTcacttcgttttctttcgtctccacttccccccccccccctcccccgtCACTTGTAATCGTGCAACTCGCGAATTTTTCCTCTGATTCTCCTCA AGGatttgcgcatgcagcggcggcCTCGAGGGTCGCAGAGAGCTcgacgagaagcgaggagcccaaagcgaaggaaggcgacattctcgctctcgtcaaAAAACTGCGAGCGCGTACCGGCGGGGTCAGCATTGGAGAGTGCCGCAAAGCTCTCGAAGAATCCAATATG GATCTAGAAGAAGCAGCGGTGAATCTCCGAAAGCGAGGCATTGCTCGTGCCTCCAGGAGAGCCGACCGGGTGGCAGCTGAGGGCGTGATCGCGGCTGTGTGTCTCCCGGCGGCTCGGCAGTCAGGCGCGGCctctggagagacggagggacAGGCGTCCAACAGCGGAGGAGGGAAGAcggtctgtctcctcgaacTGAACTCGGAGACAGACTTCGTCGCGAAGAACGCGCGCTTTGTTGCCCTTGCCCGAGCCGCCGCCACTGCGGCGGTGCAGGCCGCCGAAGAggcaaggagacaggagacaggcgaggccCTGTCGAGCGAGCAGGGGGAGCGTATCTCGCGTGCAGCCTTGATCGAAGCCGCGCAGGCGTCTCTGGTGGATCCGCAGGAGTTCCGAGAGGCAGGCCTCGACGGCTTGTTCCAaccagagacgagaagatcTATTCCTGCGGTACCTCCGCccggaggcgagagcgaggccGGCGGGTCGAGCACTCTGGGCGACATGATGGCTTTGCTGTCTCAGCAGTTTGGAGAGAAACTCCAGATTTCCAGCATTGAACATGTTTcacttcccctctctccctcgcctgcCTCCGTTCACCAGGCTGTGGGGTGGTACGTACACGGGCAAGTCGCCGAAGGTGTGGGGCGCGCGGCGGCCACAGTCGTTCTGGAgtggagggagaagggagacctCGGAGACAGCTCGCCAGCCGGTCGGGAGGAACCAGGTCCCGACACAGGCCGAAGACTCGAGATCCTTGCCAAGCTTCTCGCCATGCAGGCCGTGGCAACCCGCCCACGGTTCTTGAAGCTGTCCGACATCACGCCAACCgaaatggagacagagagacagatctTGCGGGCCTCCGTCGCTCAGCAGTTCCCCTCCAGTCCTGACAAGGTCGACAAGGTCGTCGAAAGTCGTTTGAAGGCGCAGCTCCGCGAGCAAACATTCGTCGAGCAAGATTTCCTTCTGGCTTCCCAGATGGCTACAGTGCTCGCCGACGGCCCAAGGGACAACGTGAGttctgaaggagacagcgccggTGGAGCCCAAAAGGAGAACAAGTGTGAACGTGAAGTAGTGACGGTTAAGGAAGCGCTCAGACGGGTGGCACAGGCGCTGCAGTGTGGCGACATTGATGTCAGAGACTTGCGGCTGCTGGGTATTGGCAGCTAA